Within the Dermacentor silvarum isolate Dsil-2018 chromosome 8, BIME_Dsil_1.4, whole genome shotgun sequence genome, the region CTGAGTGAATGGAAGCTTCATTAATGCTTCAGTTGTGTACAATGGGCCCTGCCCTTTTCAGAATACATAGCCAGCGTTTATCACCTTGGCGTTATCGTCCCTCATCAGCTGACCGATAGACAGCGTTTACCTTGGTGAAGTCACGAGCAGTTCCCTGCTGGTGTCACAGCATGCAAAAAAAGTTATGGAAAAGGCCTGGAGAGAAGCATGGGATTGTTTAGTGAATTTGTGGCAATCCCACAGTATTGTTGCATTCGCACTGCCATGTTCATAATAGGTCAAAATAGGCATCACGGTGTACTTAACGGAATTTGCATGTTTAATTTCAAGTGTTAAAAAAATGCCATAGGTGGTTTAGGGACCCTTTAAATGTTTAATTTCTATTGTGTGCTCTTGCTGCTGCAAGCGCTTTGTTTAGCGTAATCGTGGTCAAAACCTGTGTGGTACCCTTCAGTACTTGAATTTGACAGCATGTCAATGATACCTTTCTGCTCAACTAAAGTTGGCTTTGGCATTCGTTGGCTTGTGCTAACAGCTTTGCGTTTAGTTGAGTAGAAGCGCTGCTGCTTTTCAATTTTCTTATTTGGTGGAAGTGAACTTGTCAAGGAGGTGTCTTTTACAAGCGGAGAAATGCTGTCCAGTTTTGTCAAAACTTTAGAGAGTATCGGCTTGAGCCAAGGTGCGGCTTGTTCTTCTACCGTTGGTTTCTGCAAGTGGGTGATTATTGCTTGAAGCATTGGGATGCAGTCACTGTGTTTAGTGCACGTTGTGCTTCCTTTTTCTTCTAGTTCATTCAGCGAACACACTGAACTGATGATATCGTCAATTGCTTCCTTGTCTTTGCAGTCctgtaaaaagaagaaaaaggaaaaagggaTTTTTGTAACGAAAGTTTTAACTTTTATGAAAACACGGAAGCTGCATATACAGCAATACAATATCGAAATGGTACTGTACTAATTTGCGAAGTCTTTGCAAAATGCTGGCTGCTTTTCAAAATAGCTTTGAAAGGTCGTCCATTAACCACACTGTCCACTCATTTTAAGTACAGTGAATAGGAAGACTAATGACTGGTACTggtattaagaggaagctttagctccatGATGCCCTATTGATATGTGTAAAATACACAAATGCTCAGCTTACGAAATGTCTTTAGGTTGCTGCATTTGAAATGAATATGGTATTCTTTTTATAGTATTTTTCTATTAACTTTACAGCAGTACTAAAGTATGCTCAAGGTCCTCTTGCGAGAGCCATGGAAAAGATAGAGCAGCAGAAGCAGTATTTTATCACAGAGGAGCACTCTGCTCAGTGAAGAGCTCTCATGAATATGAGGGGCTGCTCTCTTAAATATGAAAGGAGACTTATGCATTAGAAAGCTATAGCAGCAACAACAATGTATACCCTGCATAATTTCTAATATTCCTACCAATGTGCAGTTGTCACCTGCTCTGTAGTAAAGCAGTGAGCAATACCAATACTGAGCATGTGCACTCCTACACAGGCGGTGATACCACACCCTTCTTGCTTGTTCATGCCACAGCTGCTGCACGCTCAATTTAATGCACAACACACAAAGAACAATTTTGAATTGAGCTGtctatttttttccttttgttttgcctGCCCCAGGTATTTCGCATCTGGCTGCTTCTGGCTGGCGGATTCGCCGAATAGTTCAACACAAGACAGCACGAGTGAAAGAAATGCATGGGTAAGGGTGTGAAGGGATGTTGCCATGCTTTGGCTGAGAGAAACAAGAGTAGGAGACTTCTTTGTTTGAAGGTCAAAAGGCAGAAAAACACTGCCAGATATATTGAGTGCTACATGTAAGAGTGATAGATGTGTTTGTAAAGGTATGGAAGAGAAATGTGCTGCGCTTGCGTTTCTCTGAAATAAGCCCCTCTTTATCCCACAAGCTGCCATTGCCAGTGTGCTATTAACATTTGTCACATTCCTCTCCCCATCCTCCATTAAGTCTCGCCCTTCTACAATAGAGCCCAGGTTTTCCCTAGAAGCCGCTTTATTCCACTCCTTTCTTCCCACAAATTAATGCATACAGAGAACAGCAGACAACTGGCATTTGGCAGAAGTGTGCCACTAGTTTTAAGAAAGATAGACATTTATTGCACTTGTGTGTCTATTTATACAGGCACGCAATATATGTGCATACACTTAAACAGATGCTTGCTTTAGGTAGAAGGCCTGTCTGAAAAGCATCTGACCTTATTTATTTTGTAGAAAACTAGAGAGTAGGATGGCCACGCTCTGTGATATGAAAGGAGGgtttgtgatgtgtctagcctgCAAGTGGCGTGTCCTTCagtagcatatgctgctgtgcaGGAACACTTGTGTTGGGTGCCGTTATCTCAGATCAGTGAGAAGTGAGCACAAAAGATGCAGCGCAGCAGCTTTAACTATGATACTGCATAAATTTATGTGCAAAGCTTGTTGACTGCTAAGAAACTATTTCAAGGATCCTAACAGTGTTTGGAGATATTATGAAGCAGATGAAAATTTAGTAACAACTGCTTCAACAAAGGCCAAACCCCTGTCAAAAGAGCTGCATTGTAGAAGCCCTTTACTAGCCACAATGATGCAGTTGTTTACAAAGAGTGAGTCATGTTAATTAGAGATTGTCGGCTAACTCAAAAAATTTCACAGCTGGAAACAGTAACAAAGATCCTGTGAATGGCATTTGAGAGAACATTTGGGTGTCCACAAAATTTTGCCCAGAATTTCAAAAGCCGAATTTTAGGACCTGACAACTGTACCATTGAGCTCTTCATACGGCTCAGGTGATTTTGTTTCTTTGACATGGCATACCATTTCTGCGGTTCATCAAGGTTCTTTAGCTGTGGCTTATGATGGCACTCTCAAATTGCTTCAGAGCCTCAAAGTTAAATGTGCAGGTGGTCCAAATGACATTTCTAATTATATTTGTTGCATTTATGCTCTGAAACAAAAACATATTAGTTTGTTTTTCTTTACTATAAATCACTTTGAACTAGCTTATTAAACCCATGCAGTGGAAGATCACTAATACAGTTCCAATATGCGCAAGCAGTACAGGGAACACTATTTCTGATTATAGACCAATGTCTCTCTAACAATGTTGGCTGCGAAAAACCACAACATATCATAAAACAGTACTGTGCATGAGTAAAAATTTGGGCGTTAACAGTGACTTTACTCAAATCCAGCCGAACTTTCAATCTGGATTATCTTGTAAAGCACAATCACTTTAATTTTGTCACATTTCTTTCCTCATTTGATCAAAGGCTTGGTAGTATGTTCCATCTTAGATATTAGAAAAACATTTAATTATGCGCCACATATTCTTTACACAAGTTGCTCTCCAAAATATTTACCCACCGGTTCTTGAATAAATTCGTGCATATCTTTCAAGCAGACCACAACATAATAATTACTGGAAGTGGGTCCGATAAGTGAAAGTTGGTTCAAGCGTGCCTCATGAATCCGTGCTCGGGCCTTTGCTGTATTGCTCATAACCTTGGCTGTAAAATCTGCCTCTACACCGTCTGTGTCACATTCCGAGATCAGCAATGTGTTTGAACATAAACATGTCActgcattttattttcttgaaaatACCCTtgagtcttcttttttttgtatttcttacCGATGTCCCCCCCCCCTGCAATAACAATAATGCCAGTATGacactgaataaataaataaaacgaccGTTAGACTTGGTGTGCAGAAGCAGGATGTAACTACCTTGAAGAGGACTAGGACAACAATAACGCCACGCAgcggctttttaaaaatttttccTGGTAGCACGGTGGTCAGATACATTTCAGACAAGTCTTGCATTTCCAATTAAGTCATGTGTGAAGCCAGTCAGATCTCTCGCCTCAATGACATACCCCATTCTAAATAGAATGTGCAGATATGCTTGAAAACGCTGGCAGTAGCATCACTGCAATGTGTAGCAATGCATATGTTTGGAACCTTATCATAAATTGCATGGTTTATGCAGAGTTCCTGAATGTTGCTCTTGATATCTGGGCCCTTGCAGCTTGGTGCATTTGTTTGAAACCATCAAAATTGTTTTGCACCAAAATCGGTTTAGTTTATGGGATCGTGAATTCAAATGGCATCGAGAAAGCAACTCTTTCAAGTTCATACTCAAGTAGACGGAAAAAGGCATTAAGAAACTGGTAACATGGCACCGCACACTTGTTGACATTCGTATGTTACATGCACGTTCCCTTCAGGACACTCGACTTATGGCCGTCGCATTCCTTCTGCAAATCGATAACCTGGCTACTTTGCCGAAGTTTCACACCTTTATATTTGAGCCCCCAAAGAACTCATTGATGCACAGATACCAAAATGAGTCTTGAAAATTTTGGAAATGTACGTGGTGAACTGGGAGGAAGGCTTTAGTATAGTTTACAGCCAGCACGTCAAGATAGTGTCTCTGCCATCACGATTAGTTGCACCTCTTTTAAGTGCCACACACTCTCTGGTCTCCACAGCCAATGGCAGCATGCTTATAGTCTGGAGTTTGGACAAGCAAATCAGTAAGCTTACCTGGGACTGTTGCTCGACATCTGTAGTTTCGTCCTCTTCGTTATTATCCCTTTGCTGGCACAGGTTGCTGCTCTCATGCTTACATACAGCGTGCATGTGTTTGCAGATGTTTCTCCTCAATACACTATCGTGACATGAGCACGTAATTGTATGGACACATATTTTGCACCTTGTGCAGCCAAATGTACATGTAGCACTCTTGCATGTGCCTTCTTGTCTAACGACATACTTATGCCCGTCATGGGTTTGAGAAACAACGGTCCACTGATTGAATGCAACTTTGTTGATGTCTTTGTCCAAAATGGTTTGGCTGGTGTCATGCCGAATTCTGGTTGCACGTTCGAATTCACTCTCAGCATTTTTTATGAACTTTGTTAGGCGGTCAAAAACTTTGTTTCTAGTGAGTTTTAGGAGTGCCGATATCAATTTGTCGACTCTCTTGTTGGTCTTTCCATGTAAATAGCAGTACTTTATCACCCTATGTAATGCCTCAAGTCTCATGTTTGTATTAATTCCAGTAGTTGCGCGAAAACAGGCTGCCCAAACCTCTGTGCGATTTCCGTAGTTACTTTCAAAATATTCTTTAAATCTGAGCAGGCCTGGCTCTGTTGCCCCTTCTCTATGACACCACTCGTAGAGAGGAGACGGTTCTTCAATGACGCTGCGTCAGGAGCGTCCATCACTGTTCGAAGAATCTGTAAATAAAGTAAAATTATATAAGATTACATCTTTTGATTGTACAGATAAATTGACTAAACAGCTAACAATTCAGCCACCTGCCAGCATATGTCATAGTTCACAGGAAGACTTGCTTGTATTTCTCTGTTATGCTCTATACAACTTCACTGCTGTATGCCCTTCAGAATTCTCTCAAGCCTGTTAAGTATAAAGTCTAAACAGTGCCTTCAATAATCTGGCACAAAGATGTTCAGTAGTCTCTCCTTTCATTTCTTGCTCTTACTGCCATCTTATTGCATACATCTTCAAGGAAGACAGCTTTACATGTAATGTATTAGATCATCCTTGTCAATGCTAGCTTTCTATTCACATACATGGAGCTCTACTCGCGTTATGAAGAGTAAGTACGAAGCTGTAAGGACATGTTGTGTTGCTGGGTTAGTTACGGGTTAGTACGAGGTGAGACGGCGCGCAAGCTAGTATGTgaaagcttgcagtgaacacaagcatcgcgccagcgtcAATATGCATCACAACTTAGAGAAGCGCTTTTTTGGAATATGCGTGTGAGTCGCCGATTGTGACAGAAGCAAAAACAGACAAGTGAAGGGTGGGGAGACAGGCGGCCGGGGCAAAGGCGCCACCGGGGTAATAAAAAATCGCAAGGTGTAATGGGGGAGGGGgtatgccgccgccgcagtttgGCACGACGGATACTAACGGCATAGAGCGGTTACGCGTAGAACTGAGGACAAGCTCACGCTTCGGAGCAACTCAGTCTATAAGGACAGAATTGTGCTAGGCGCGTTGCTTCTAAATGTATTGTACTTataatcagccaagccattttaaaaatactgctttattgttaaattcgaggctctgacttactaTTGTTTGAATGTGGGCTGGTTTgttcttcggcatattttgacaaaaaacaGTGCGTAGATGAAAAAGCGTTCCATTTTCTGAAAAACGtgtaattccattcccattccattcctccaagcgTTGTCACCATTCCATTCCGGAGTGCTAACTCTGCAACACTGGTTGGTATGGTCTTTGCATTCCTATATGACATCAGTGACATAggaaagaaatgcgaaaacataCCGATACGCCAGTGATACTGAAagatttaaagggacactaaagagaaacacatAATCGGTTTGAAACTGATATAGTATTCTTGAAGAATTGTTGATAGGATAATAGGTTAACCAGGAGAGAAAATGAGTCAAAGGTTCAATTTTGAATTTCATGTGTGATGTCACGGATGACAAAGTATTTTTTCGCACTGTAGTTGTTCAGTTAAAGTTCTTTAAGCTGCCTAGGTACAGTCTCTCGTTtatttagaatacaatgtgatgaaTATTTATTAATAAAAATTAAACTAGGCTTTGAGGGGATGGAGTCGGAGTCCATGACATCATAGTGAACTGGTGCGggaattttatttttcattttgtgCATCTTCTCTGGCTTACCAGATATTTTCTCATATTAAGAGTGGCTGTTTTGGTATTGTGAGTGTAATTTACTGACACAGCTCAATTCGTTTTTCTGTAAGTGTCCTTCTTGCCTTCTTGTGGGCCCTTATGTTTAGCACGTAAGCTTTTGTCAAAAGGAACAAACGAACGTAGTGAATGCAAGTACTAGCTGATTCTGAGTAGTGCAGCCAACTGTTCCAAAAGCCAAGGTTGAAAGCTATGAAAAGTGACTGAACTCTTCCAAACCTCTAAGGACTTTAGCAGGACCTGCCATGATGCCTCAGGGGCTATGgtattgtgctgctgagcacaaagtTGCCGGACTCAATTCCCAGTCATAGCAGCCACATTTTGATCAGAGCAAAACGTAAAAGACTTGTATATTTGAATTTAGACATAAATTAAGAACCATGTGGGAATTCTTGTGTCGTGCGGCAAAAGTCGCGTTGGGTGCTAGCGCAAGCAGGTTTGGGGAGAGGTGGGGGGGAGCCTTCTTTTCATGGGCAGCACAATTTCCACAATTTGTAAGGAGTACTGACACATTTTTAAACTTTTGAAAAGTCTTCCACATGCTGTTCCCATGTAAGAGGACGAGAGTCGGCAAATATGAAGATTAGGAAACATTTCAATGAAGTTGCTTTCAACATGCCAGACCTCACATCAGTGACATTTGTGCGACGTAACCCAAGGCGAAATTTGCTCTACTTGTGTATCAATAAGGCTAGTAAAACTAACATTGCccataaacaaaagaaaacaaccaTGCTGTACACATTTCTTCCAGCTGCGCTCCTGTATGCCTGCTACAGCAATCCCAGGTATGGAGCAAACCATAACAAACCAAACATAAGCCATCCACCTCCTGGGCACTGAAACTGGTTTATGAATATGGTTAGTTATATAAGGTGCTCTAATGATAAGGAATGTGTCTTCTGGGTGTCTAGGAATCAACGGCCGGCAACGATGGTATTCAACCTGTTCATATGACATGCTTGCGGCGATCGCGTGTTCACACTGAAAAGCCTCCAACTGAAATTTTTTTAATGTCATATCAATAGTTCTTTAAAAATGTTGGTGGCACCATTTCTTCAATGTTTCTTTGAGTCTAACATGCTGCAGGCaatgcacaattaaaaaaaattctgaatgAGCCTTGTAAATGCCTTGCCGAGATGTGGTTGTGCACAATAGCACAATTTAAGATCTATGAATGCAGGAAGACATTCATAAAAAATCATAATGAAAGCCATTATGCATTGAGGTGTGCACAGCTGATGTGAGAGAGGAAGGAAAGACAAGCCGCTTCACTCGTTTTAACATACATGCCTGCACAACACACAAGCTGGGCCGTATGTCCATGTCATCATAAcctgccacggtggcttagcTGCTATGATGTTGCGCTGCCATGCACAAGGttgtgggatcgaatcctgggCGTGGCAGCCACATCTCGATagaggcgatatgcaaaaacatCCATGTCcctgcattgggggcatgttagagatcccctggtggtcaaaattaatccgagtcccccaatacggcgtgcccaCATAATCTAattgtggttatggcacgtaaaaccccacaattcaatTCAATGTCATCAGACAAAACTAGATGGTTTTCTCTTGATACCATACTCAAGTGTTGACATTAGTGCTCACATGGTCTAAAGACATTTAAATTCTTCAAAAATAGATATAAGCGTGGTGTTGCTGCCGAGCTTGGCTATCACAGTGAGCATGAAATAACGGCAATATACATAACACTAACACTACTGCAACCTAGTTTGTAaacactaaacatgtccttatTTCCGCCTACATTAGGTTCTCGGCGTTTACCACATCAAAAGTCAGGCAACCGTGGCCTACGTCTGCGACACTACGAAAAAGTCGTCTTACTGCGCTCGTCTTCGCACGTATGTTCCGGTCTGGAGCTTGTCGGCTCTCTTCCCAAGAAATCGGTGCTCTTGTAGATGGTGTAATCGTTGCCTTGCCGTCGTCACGTCGCCTCGTTCGTCTTAGATGTCGACATCACGTACTTCGTCAGTGATGAAGCGCGGcattgcttaggcccacctggataggtcTAACGTCGGGATACGTCGCAACTTCGTGAGTgacgacgtggcgtcccgaggaatatcgaacgtgccggtctgccgcagaagagggatcctctctggggtgcccggtcccgctgtgagaggctgcagccagtccaggagcctcgctcgaactttgCCGGGGTCGACgcccacaccttggacggccaacatcacggactcagccagacccccaagtctcccgtcgccagagcgtagctgacgatgcgaccttcctggcccggagccacgtcgataatcgcCGGACAGCGCCGTTCACCATTCGattacgcctcgggtcacgcgcctcgagggctcgtgccgttccgaacgccGTGCTTCTCGTGCTCCTGTTccttttcgcgccacaggcggcctcttacttATGACAGTCATGCAGGTTTTAACAAAACTAGCTCCGTTGCCAAGAAGGGTCTTCTCCTGCCTGTCAACCATCATATGTTCCTCTCGGAATATTTCATCAAGACGTGTGGTAGTGTTAATGTCATCATGTCATGTCTACTTCTTGCAGTATAGGGAGGGATCTTTCTTCTTTGAATACACGTTAAGATGCCCTCATTAGTATGCCTGACCAAAATTAGCAAAATCAAATTAGGAAATATTGAATGGTACCCCAAAGCAAGTTCTTAGCTGTTGTGTATTTCGGTAGTTTTTTCAAGCCTAATTACTAAAATAATTACTTGTCTCATAGAGATTGTCTTTACTACCACTACTTTTACTGCCAAGGTGCCAAATGGAAAATTGTAGGCTCTATTCACAAACTCGTATACCCTTTCCAACTGGATTAGCTCGATATGAACTTTTAAGCATTCATATGCAGTGTCACACCAGAGGATTTTGGTTGGATGATACTTTAGTCTACAACATGGAGTACCTGTTAATTGACTGGATGTGCAGCGACCTATCTTGTAAGTGTGATCAGGACGCTCTTGGTATTAGTGCTTTGTCTTCTAGTGTGGGGCATTGGTCTTGAACCTTAAGTACAATGTATAAACAAGAACTTTTTTTTACTCTCGCACCTGCATTTAGAGCAAGTGCACTCAATGTCTACCCCAGTGTTGGTACGGCCTGTACAGGGACTACTGGTTTGGTGACGAAACACCTTATGCCGAACACTGGCAGCAAGTATGTCATATGAACAGGTTGAATACTATCGTTGCCGACCGTTCATTCCCTCTGTTCCTGCAATCCACAGCAAAAAAATGGCTGCTACCTACAAGCATTCAAAATTCGTCTTTAAATACAGACCAAAACATTACACTGCAGGTTGGGAAATGATGGCAGCAATTCTACTCGCAGACTGCTTTGTTTCTTGTTCCGTTCATGTTGAAAAATGATATTTATCAAAGTGCAACAAACCTTGTAGGTGAAAGCCCTCAGGGTTTTGTCTTGGATGTACTTGTTGGCACTCTCACGCCAGTTTTTGTCAACGTGCCACGCACACAACAGCCGATGTTGAGGCGGTCCCATTACTTCAGTCCAGGCATTGTAGAATGAGGGAGCATCATCTGTCATGAAAACGTTTGCTGCTATTTGCCCAGTTTTagacatgatcgatgcgaaaaATGTTGCCATGGCCTTTCGGTCTGTGCGGTTGGTGATGCAATAAGCTACGGGAAATCCCGTGCCAAATTCATCCACGACAAGGACTGTGACGAGTTGGAAGTCAAAGCCTGCAGGTTTGAGGGGAAAGGCATGTCGTGAGTAATAAAGAAGCTAAAAGCACTGAAAGAAAACCTCTGTTAATGTCTTTAGTATATTAGTTTGGCAAAGAAACATCACTTTAGAGCACAGAAGAGAAGACACACTAGTTCTGACCAGCGACAACAAAGTTTATTCAAAGTGGAAGGCTACAGTAATGAACAAGGACATGTGCTGTTGTTTGTTGTGAAAAATTCATTGTTTCTTTGCTATTAGTACCTGTCGTCTATTCAGTTAGGCGATTATgagtcattccacgccaactgatCCAGACTTTGCATGCAACGATCTTCAATTTCTTCTAAAATAATTATGGCTTATTCTGTGTGTTACTGTGACAAACATTAACCCCGCTTggttttggcaaaaaaaaaacgtttcgcgCGCTGTGGCCGCCATCTTAAATTTGAAAGTGGTCGCATTTTTTATCAATGGCTATGAAACTTTTTCATACATATAAAAgagatttatatatatatatatatatatatgaacttcAACTGAATTTGTTTTACTTTTGTTTAAATATAATACGTGGAAGAAGGTACAAAAAGGTGGAAATTTGAACATTTTTATGAAATTTTATGCTGTCACGGTAGTCATTTCAACTATTTCTCCAAATTGCCCAGAAGACAAATAAGCCAATAAAAATATTTCAGAGATAAAAAAACATAACATGTGTGAGCAAAAAAATTGCAAACATGAGAAAATTTGCTTTTTCGAGGCATATTGACACAGTGatgtggggcttccgcaccgTGGGATGGCGCAAGCAAAGGTCGGCGCCttgaaagacgaagcacgtaagctgcacgctcttcttctggcccgtCATTAAAGAAACGAGTCTATTTTACAAGCCCCCGTCTTCAACCTACGTTACAATATTCAGCCATTAATTGCATAGTGACGTGGTCCAAGTTATAATATGAAAGATAGTAAGTTACAAATTACCATTCAATGGCATTTGTTCTGAAAGTTTAATCGGAAcaatttttgttttaagcaagaaaatAATTCAGGAAGTTTGACTCCTTGCATTCAACCCCAGCATTGCTCCGTGCTGGCTTTTCACTGCAGCACACTTTGCCACTGACAGCAAATATACACAGAAGCAGCACTCCACTACTCGAACACAATTGTGCGCTAGGCTTGGACGCTGCCAGCTTCGGCAATACGGATACCTGCTGAAGGGCACGGACACAAAAATATCACCGGCCCTTCCAGtccgtgaagatggtcaaacagcgaagctgtattagcTATGCCGAGCgttacaccatgcaagtcaaacttcgcaagcaCTCCACACTGTTTGCGTGTGTATGGAACATCAAAATTTCAAGCTCATGCTACACGCAACAGTGCTTAAAGAGAGCACTGAAGAAGTTCTGGCGACAACGGTATGCAAGCTGGATGAGGAAGACTGCATGTTAGGAAGATGCGACATGTGCTACTGACCATATAGAGTCTGCTCCAGGATGCACTGCACCTTGAAATCGAATAAGTTATGCAGGTACTGTAGTGGTCAGTGGTGTACGGTGTCGGCTAGAGACAATTATTTGAAGTCTAGAAGACTTCTGTGAAAAATTCACGGAAATGCTCAAGCACCTAAAAATTCATCACTTTGTGAGCAAGGAACAAGCAAAATACTTGTGAGAGTTGAAAGCAAACATTAAAAAAGATGAGGCAGTCGCACTCATGGACTATGCAGATAACTAGTTTTATTGTTCAAGTCGCCACACAATCATACCACTGGGTAGATACGCAGGCCACGTTGCATCCAATTATCATATACTTCATGAGCGAACAGTGCAGACATTTCAATCAAGTCGTTTGTTGTGATTTCAGACTGGCTAGAACACAACACAGTTGCTGTCTGGTCATTTCAGAAAGAAGTGCTGAAGAAGTTGAGAACTAATCTACCAAAGTTTAAAAAATTCATTACTTTTTCGACGGTGTGGCTTCTCAGTAAAGAATAAAAGGAACGTCGTGAACCTCTGCTACCATGAAAACAATTTCAATTTTTAAGCGGAACGGAATTTGCCACCTCGACACCAAAAGTGCTTGCGACAGCGTTTCTGGAACTGTGAAGTGCTTGGCAGCAAGAGCAAGTATCCGAGGCCATAGAAAGATCAAATACTGACCCCCTATGAGCTGTTTACATGGGCGGAGAAAACTATCAAGCGTGTCCGAGCCCTCTGGGTGCCCCAAGAAATTATTCAGGAAAATGAAGCTAATGGGTGGTTTGCAAGAGCGTTAACATTGAAGTTGAATACGTCGGTTTCACTACATCAAGCCTTTATCCCTTTTAATGGTGCATGTGGGACTTACATCATACACAGCGACCCAAGAGTTTAAAGTGACAAAATGTGAATGAACACGCCAGGGAAGTTTTCAAAAGCGAAATATAAAGGGCTTCCACTTTGAGCACGTGCAGTGTGTGTGTCTCCTTGACGTCGGctgttttggcacataaaaccccagaaagaagtgtgcACTGCAGTGAAGAGCAAGCATGGAGCAACGCTGAGGTTGAATGCAAGGACTCGACTTACCGAATTATTTTCTCGCTTAAAAGAAAATTTGTTTTGATCAAACTTTCATGAATAAATGTTATTAGTTATTAAATGGTACTGGGTAACGTACTGCCTTTCATATTTTTACTTGGACCACTTCACTATGCAATTGACAGCTGAATATGCCTCAAAAAGCAAATTTTCTCATGTTGCAATTTTTTTTGCTCGCGTTTTTTCATCTGTGAAACATTTTTGTAGGCTTCTTTGCCTTCTGGACAACTTACAGGAATAGTTGGAATGACTACCGTAAGAACATAAATTTTGTTTAAAATTTCGAATTTCCACCTTTTTGTATGTTCTTCCATGTTTTATATTTAAACAAAAGTAAAACAAATTCAGTTAAGTTAATATATAAGTTTCATAGTCATCGATAAAAAATGTTCATATTGTAAAAATGTTTTTGTTAGGCTAGGTTTTGTGACTGCTTGCAAATTTCAAATGGCGGCCACAGCGCAA harbors:
- the LOC125947398 gene encoding uncharacterized protein LOC125947398 → MRLEALHRVIKYCYLHGKTNKRVDKLISALLKLTRNKVFDRLTKFIKNAESEFERATRIRHDTSQTILDKDINKVAFNQWTVVSQTHDGHKYVVRQEGTCKSATCTFGCTRCKICVHTITCSCHDSVLRRNICKHMHAVCKHESSNLCQQRDNNEEDETTDVEQQSQDCKDKEAIDDIISSVCSLNELEEKGSTTCTKHSDCIPMLQAIITHLQKPTVEEQAAPWLKPILSKVLTKLDSISPLVKDTSLTSSLPPNKKIEKQQRFYSTKRKAVSTSQRMPKPTLVEQKGIIDMLSNSSTEGYHTGFDHDYAKQSACSSKSTQ